TGGAGTTGGCTCACATAGCTTATGTTTACTAAGtttcctgcaggagttcccgttgtggctcagcggaaaggaacccaactaggattgaTGAGGATGctttttcaatccctggcctcattcagtgggttaaggatctagcgttgccatgagctgcggtataggtcacagacacggctgggatcctgagttgctgcggctgtggcgtaagctggaagctgcagctccaattcaacccctagcctgggaacttccatatgccttgggtgcggccctaaaaaaaaagcaaaaaaaaaaaagtttcctgcaGAATTCAGCAGCAGCCTCTGAAGGCAGTAGAACAAGGATGGTGAGGAACATGGGCTCAGGACACAGACTCCTTGGGTTCTATCACCTATTAGCTATTTGACAGGCAAATCATCTACCTGCCATATGTCTGAATTATTAAACCACTGCtactattaactcatttattagaTAACAATGATAACAATCCCCAATAGGAAATATCATAATAGTATTTAACTTCAGCAGATCTTTGTGAAGATGAAATTTAACGTGCCCTGCACGTAGTAAATGCTCATCCCACTTAAAATATTTGGCAAAGCTGGGGTTGCAACAAGATAGGCACAGAAGAGATTGGAGCCATCATTTGACTTGTCTCGAGTAAATAGTCCtgtgttttttcccttctccttttcaaGACTTTATAGACTGTTCCGTCCttaggaaaattttttttggacCAGAGCTTAATTTTTTAggtaaataaaagtttattttgtagGACTTGAAATATGATAGGTGACTAAATGTTGGTTTTTCCCCCCATTAGTTTCCCCGATATTCTCACCTCAAAAGACTCTACAATCGAGTTCTGACAAGTAGACTCTATCTGTCCGATGACTTTGCTCAGGCTTCTCATTTGCTGGGTCAGCTTGATCTCATTATCCCGCAGTTTCTTCAGgttctctctttcctccatttccagcagctggagctgcagctgctcctcctccttcaggAACTGGTGCATTTTTGCGTATTCTGATACAACAACCTGCCGACAAGTCTTTGTCTCTTCCtgccatcacacacacacacacacacacaccccataatAAAGTTAGTAACAGAAACACTTATGTAGGTTTTTCATCCTTACAAAGGGATAGAGTTCCATTGTGACAATTCTTGAAAGCTGACACATAACCCATACATCCTACTGACCAGCtggatagtaattttttttttaagaatgcttaaactgcttaatttttttttaagactgcattctctctcttttttttttttttctggccacccccgcagcttgtggaagttcccaggccagggcttaaacCTGTACTGCATTTGcgacagctgcagcaatgctggacccttaacctactgtgccagatGGGAACTTCCTAGTTTGATATTTCAGAAGGTGTATGTGCTGTAGCTATGTGATTTATAGTAGTAATGAAAACCAAAATTTCTACTTCTAGGAGGCTGCCATTCagttgggaaaaaacaaaaataaataagcaaaaatatgaCAGATGGTGGTCAAtgccattactttaaaaaaatgaagcaaataaaataaggccaaaaattagtgaaaaaaatggacattcatttattcaacaaatatctatttaatGAAAgtaggcatggagttcccatcgtggctcagtggttaatgaatccaactaggaaccatgaggttttgggttcaatccctggccttgctcagtgggttaaggatctcgcgttgccatgagctgtggtgtaggttgcagacacagcttggatcccgcgttgctgtggctctggcgtagactggcagctacagctctgatcgacccctagcctgggaacctccatatgcctcaggaacggcccaagaaatggcaaaaagacaaaaacaaaaacaaaacaaaacaaaacaaaaaacaaaggaaagtagGCAATGGGATACATACTAGGAATAGACACAAACATCACAAATGCTCCCACCTAAGAGCTCCAAGTTTATTGGGAGAATCatgtacacatttattttttaaatatctgtttaaaaCATTTGGTTCCATGCCTTGCTAGACAGCTCACATTCAAATCTCTGACTTACCTCGAGCATTTATTCAGGTGTACTAATCCACACTCCCATCttgctttatttccctttctcttaatttcttttttttcccctaaagattCATTTTGTATTGATTTCCATCCTCTGTTATATATCTCTAAATATAACTGTTAATAATTATAATCACAACCAAAATAGAAGTAGCCACTGTGTGGTATAGACGCACAAAGAAGTTTGGAAAAATAAGCTGACCTGGGGGTGTGGGACTTGGGCTTGAGATCCCCAGATGGGCAAGCAGAGGCGGGCAGCCCAAAGCAAGGATACTGCATATCATAGGACCGGGACtggaaaattttgtcttttttctctggtATTTCACAAGGTTTCACTTTAGTCCCCCTCATAGAATCACATAGAAAATGCAAAAGTAAAACAGATACTTACCTTACACAATATCACTCTCTCCTTCTCATGGGTTAATATAACctgagtttcctttttctttttatgcaaaATAGTTAGGATTTCCTGGAGTTTCTCCTGCAATAGACACAAACTCTCTGTGGCAAAGGAGCAGAGCCCCAGGTCAGGAAGGGGACTTGAGGACCAATAACAAGATGCCTGGGACTCAGAACAAAGGGGGAAGCAGAATCCAAATCAAGTTTGTGGTCCGGTGCCTGAAGATCAACACCCTTGACAGCCACCGTAGAAAatattatggggagttcccgtcgtggctcaacgtggttaacgaatctgactagcaaacCTAAGGACGacggttccattcctggcctcgattagtgggttaaggatccagggttgctgtgaactgtggtgtaggttgcagacacgactcagatcctgtgttgctgtggttgtagcataggctggcagctacagctctgatttgacccctagcctgggaacctccatatgctgtggatgcagccctaaaaagcagggggaaaaaaagagaaagaaagaaaacaaagaaagaaagaaaaagaaaaaagaaaatatttaggaggCAAGTGATGGAACCTGATTTGTTTTCCAGAATTTATATTGAGCAGCCAATCTTACTTTGTGGTGCTCCTCAGCCTCACTCAAGAGATTCACTCTGTTTCCTCCATGACCTTGGGTTGAGGAATCGTGGACACTCTGCTCATCATCAGACCACACCTTAGTGGCAGCCAGCATTCTCTCATAGCCTCCTTGGGCACCCTCACTTTGCAGCACCTGGCACCTGAGCTGCTTGCCGATGCCCGCGAGCCTCCCCAAACGCTCATTGGGCTGGAAATGTGGGATCTCCAAGGTCCTCCAACACTCAGGACAAGATAAAGGGGTGTTATGTTCCTCCCAGCTTCTTAGGAGACACACCAGACAAAAGCTGTGCCCACACTCAGTGGTCACGGGGCTGGTGAAATAGTCCAAGCAGATGAAACAGGTCAGTTCCTCTCGGAGATTCTCCATCAAATCTGCTGTAGACATCTTCTCAAAAAAGGACATCAGAGCAAGCTCAGGCCCCTATCCTGGAATTAGAAAACCCTCCCTGAGGATTTTGTTGTGAGTAATATGTAGGTAATCGGTAGCTATGTTGTTATTACAAGAAATTCTTACTCTCCTCTGTGAGTGATTTCAGCAATTGACACAAAGCCAATTATGACTTAATGTGGAACTTCTACACACCAGGCACATCATCAACTGTAAGCTTTTAAGGAATCTCACCGCACGAGCCACATACTGGACACTGAGGATACTTGCCCctaacatttctctctctttttttttttttttttttggtctttttgccttttctaggaccgctcctgaggcatatggaggttcccaggctaggggtcgaatcagagctatagccgcctgcctacaccagagccacagcaacatgggatccaagctgcgtctgcaacctacaccacagctcacagcaacgctggatccttaagccactgagtaaggaaagggatcaaacccgcaacctcatggttcctagtcggattcgttaaccactgcgccaccgaGGGAACTCCGCCCCTAACATTTCTTGTCTCAAAAGTTGGTTATTGTATATAAGTAGCACCATGAAACCATTGAAACACATTGGCTTTAGGCTGGAGGGTTGGGTAATTTGGTATAAACCAGTATGGAGATTTAAATTATGATGAATTCTGATAATATCtggagtctaggagttcccactgtggctcggtggtaacgaatctgactagtatccacgaggatgtaggttcaatccctggccttgctcagtgggctaaggatctggcattgctgttgagctgtggtgtaggtcacagacacagctcacatccagcattgctgtgactgtggcataggccagcagctacagctccaattcgacccctagcctgggaacttcgatatgctgcaggtgagcccctaaaaatacaaaaaagaaaaagaaaaaaaaagaaatctggagtcaAGGCCAAATCTTTAGAACTTCACTAATGGGATCTAGTTgaaaaactgaaggaagaaaACTGCAATATATACTCCTTCTCACATTAGGCCCTTTTCTTGCCTTGACCAAAGCCTGTAAATATTTTGCTCCTTTGTCAGGTACTCTGTCCTTTAATTTCATTCACCACCCCTCAAATGAGAATAATTCCACTGAAGTATTCCCTGACTTTAGATGTACAATGGATTAGCAGAATTATATTTGTGCTTTGCCACCATCAAAAGCATCGAAAACAACACTGTTGCCTCAAAGAGCCATTACGCTATGGAGTGGATGGAAAGAAttgtattttagttttaatttttatttatttattttttatttttttgccaggCTAccccacagctatagcaacgcaggatccaagcctcgtctgtgacctacaccacagctcacagcaacgccggatccttaacccactgaccgaggccagggatcgaacccatgtccttatgggtgctagctgggttcgttactgctgagccatgacaggaactcctatattttaatataaaaataattttgctcaCTTATTTTCCCTCTTCGAAAATGCTTAAACTAGGCTTATTATTTCGTACTGGAGAGAAGTTAAAGGTTCagacattatttttagaactatgaaaaaataaatgtacagtaTGCAGACTGTGTATCATGACCAGTGAGATTAGTGCTGAGTCCTATAAATTTACGGTCATACGCTCAGGAGTCAGTCCTTGTCCTGACCCACCCTCCACTCGTATGCCAGCAAGTGGAAGCGTCAAGGCTCTTCCTCAGAGTCTAACCAGTTCTCTCCCCCCATTAAGGTCATCATAcctttttttctatgtttctcctGTCACTCTCCCGTTTGGCAGCCTTCCGTGATTCTCCCTTACCCATCAGTTTCTTTCTGACTTTCGTGGTTCCAACTGattcttctttctcactcatCTCCGACACGATGTTGAGTGTTTCCTTATCTTGAACTTTTGTTCAGAACTTTTCAAGCCTGAAATGGTGCTTCCtccaccttccttcttcctggccAAAACTCATTTTTCTGAAGTCACTAATGTTTTAATCATACCTCCTATGTATAGCACTTGTGAATGAGTGGGATAAGAGTTTATGCTAGAAAAAGAAAGCACCAGAGCAAAGAGTTACACtggtttaaatagaaaaaaatggtagCATCAGGTTGGGATTGTGAAATCTCTACTGTTTTGATTGCGTCTAGGCTAATAACTGGTGGCACAGCTTCAAAATATTGTTAGGAGTTAGTCGCAAAGTAAGGGTCTggcaaaaagaaagcagaaacgaaacaaaacaaaaaactacaataatATGAATTGCTATCACcggaaaatgaatttataaactaTCACCTACATTGTGTTATTCCCACACAAACTCAAGAGCCTTtaacatgggaactcccattgcggGGCAGGGGAAACAACCCCACTGGTATTCATgtggacaggggtttgatccctggcctcgctcagtggaagggggctccagcattgctgtggctgtggtgtaggctggaaactgcagctccaattcagtccctagcctgtgaacttccatatgcaggcattgcaggccaaaaaaaaaaaaaggtctttaacATGGACCAGAATCAGTAGAATGATCAAGTTATGGTACATCACAAAGCCTGTATTCCGATTTGGAATGGGGAGATTGGCATGTTCTAAGTTCACACCACTCTGATCTGTTCCATACCACTTTCCTCTTCCAAGCAAATTCCTTTcaggattcccattgtggctcagcagtaacgaagcccactagtacccatgaggatgtgggttcaatccctggcctctctcagtgggttaaggatctgacattgccttgagcggtggtgtaggtcacagcatgGCTCTAATCTGGCATtaccctggctgtggtgtaggccggcagctgcagcttcagttggacccctagcctgggaatttccagggcaggtgtggccctaaaacaaataaaaaacaaaaaataaaaaacaaacaatcactATTCCAAATAAACTGCTTTCATAAACTAAACGCAATAACCATATCTTATCTATTGCTGACTAGAATTCTTTTGCACATAGCAAGGACTCAACTTGTCTGTAAAtaagtgttaaataaataagtagaggaacgattttgttaaaaaaaaatcacggtcttttttggagttcccgtcgtggcgcagtggttaacgaatccgactaggaaccatgaggttgcgggttcggtccctgcccttgctcagtgggttaacgatctggcgttgccgtgagctgtggtgtaggttgcagacacagcttggatcctgcattgctgtggctctggtgtaggccggtggctacagctccgattcgacccctagcctgggaacctccatatgccaagggagcggcccaagaaatagcaacaataacaacaacaacaacaaaatcacgGTCTTTTTTATCTAACTGAACGCCAAGAGGTCATATAAGCCCGCTACCTTCTAAAGATAATGAAGAAACTAAGACAAATAAATTGAGTTGGTTCctgaatatttattgactatatGAGTCAGGTCGGAGCTAGGAAACTGGGTCTCCTACATCCCTGACATTCTCTTCTGTTAACACCTCACAGCACCTCACTTGTTGTCTCATGAGCAACATGTGAAAATTTCCAGTTATGTCGATGAAATGAACGTGGCTCAGGTGTATTCAGAAAGCAGCTGGATAGCTATCATTATGGTGTGACCATGTGACAAGTATCTGAAATCGCTGGCCACACTCACTACTGGGAATGCAGAGTTCTTTACCTTCTCTCTGAACACACTGATTAGGCTTAATTCACAGATGAAGAAGTTTATGGAGGGGGCCCACCTTCCCCAGAATACATTAACACCAACCCTCAGAGCACGTTAGAGCCAGAAGGGATTTCCAAGATCGACAACTCAAATACCTTCTTTTCTGGTCCCCTTCCTCTTGAGGAAGTGACCATAAGGATACCCCAAGCCATCCACAGTCACAACTGTCACCTACATGCAATTAGGGTTGATACACACAGAAAAGAGGAGTATTAATGATGTAGCATGAAAGCTTTATTCCTTGATGAAGGCAATG
The sequence above is a segment of the Sus scrofa isolate TJ Tabasco breed Duroc chromosome 17, Sscrofa11.1, whole genome shotgun sequence genome. Coding sequences within it:
- the TRIML1 gene encoding probable E3 ubiquitin-protein ligase TRIML1, with product MSFFEKMSTADLMENLREELTCFICLDYFTSPVTTECGHSFCLVCLLRSWEEHNTPLSCPECWRTLEIPHFQPNERLGRLAGIGKQLRCQVLQSEGAQGGYERMLAATKVWSDDEQSVHDSSTQGHGGNRVNLLSEAEEHHKEKLQEILTILHKKKKETQVILTHEKERVILCKEETKTCRQVVVSEYAKMHQFLKEEEQLQLQLLEMEERENLKKLRDNEIKLTQQMRSLSKVIGQIESTCQNSIVESFEDVRGILERSEPFLLQSPEATTTELTLCHITGMREMLRKFSTDITLDPATANAYLILSEDLKSVKHGGIRQQLPDNPERFDQSATVLGAQIFTCGRHYWEVEVGNKTEWEVGICKDSVSRKGNLPKPPGDLFSLIGLKIGDDYSLWVSSPLKGQHVREPVRKVGVFLDYESGHIAFYNVTDESLIYSFPPASFQEALRPIFSPCLPNEGTNTGPLTICSLNNHV